In the genome of Dermacentor silvarum isolate Dsil-2018 chromosome 1, BIME_Dsil_1.4, whole genome shotgun sequence, one region contains:
- the LOC119434530 gene encoding histone H3.v1-like produces MASQRFLHSSASFASRSSSSSRPRPGSGQWRTLANWAMSRSSSEASLSSTMLKESDHEDDLPNESQARQQHSLARSPQSPLSGNAKSKLQHENVKRKRTISGAGLPPEMSPRKVSRPKPEKVASSKASPYSTSVASPVVATPRKSFWSTSYREEAASDSSAQNVQSDRKSVPEEKSADGFSRARKGQANTSSQFSTRSQQDPAPGSSRHKDATSGLERTLASTSSSRMTLKEKPAVKISTVRHGHESSTYQSTSKRKQVTPKKAVRKSVGHKVMREIERHRSSTATLIPCLPFARLVREILFRITGGDFKMQKLALKALHEASEAFIVALMEGTNVLAHHSHRVTIMSRDLDTLLTLIKSYGNLQGCLS; encoded by the exons ATGGCATCACAACGCTTTCTACACTCAAGTGCCAGCTTTGCAAGCCGCAGCTCAAGCTCATCGCGGCCGCGTCCAGGCAGCGGCCAGTGGCGAACTCTTGCAAACTGGGCGATGTCAAGATCGTCATCGGAGGCGTCTCTCAGTTCGACTATGTTGAAAGAAAGTGATCATGAAGATGACTTGCCTAACGAGTCGCAGGCGCGTCAGCAACATTCACTAGCAAG GAGCCCCCAGAGTCCACTGAGTGGCAACGCAAAATCCAAGTTACAGCATGAAAACGTGAAAAGGAAGCGAACGATAAGTGGAGCTGGCTTGCCTCCAGAAATGTCACCGAGAAAAGTATCCAGGCCTAAGCCTGAGAAAGTGGCAAGTTCCAAGGCCTCTCCATATTCTACCTCAGTAGCCAGTCCAGTAGTTGCAACACCTCGCAAATCATTCTGGAGTACTTCTTATCGTGAAGAGGCTGCTTCTGATTCCTCGGCACAAAATGTTCAGAGTGACAGGAAAAGTGTACCTGAAGAAAAATCTGCTGATGGGTTCAGCAGAGCAAGGAAGGGACAAGCTAATACAAGTTCGCAGTTTTCTACCAGAAGTCAACAG GATCCTGCACCTGGTTCCTCTCGTCATAAAGATGCCACTTCAGGGCTTGAAAGAACACTGGCCTCAACTTCAAGTAGCAGGATGACATTAAAAGAAAAGCCTGCTGTCAAAATCAGCACAGTAAGGCATGGACATGAATCTTCCACTTACCAGTCAACAAGTAAACGCAAGCAG GTTACACCGAAAAAAGCTGTGAGAAAGTCAGTAGGACACAAAGTGATGCGAGAGATTGAGCGTCACCGGTCATCTACAGCGACGCTTATCCCCTGCCTTCCATTTGCTCGTCTCGTGCGCGAGATTCTTTTTCGTATAACTGGTGGTGATTTTAAGATGCAGAAACTGGCCCTGAAAGCACTCCATGAAGCCAGTGAAGCATTCATTGTGGCACTTATGGAAGGCACTAATGTTCTGGCTCATCATTCTCACCGTGTCACAATTATGAGCAGGGATTTAGATACTTTGCTTACCTTGATAAAAAGCTATGGCAACCTGCAAGGCTGCCTCTCCTAA